From a single Glycine soja cultivar W05 chromosome 19, ASM419377v2, whole genome shotgun sequence genomic region:
- the LOC114399911 gene encoding cytochrome P450 93A2 — MAYQVLVICVVSSIVFAYIVWRKERKKKLPPSPKGLPIIGHLHLVSPIPHQDFYKLSLRHGPIMQLFLGSVPCVVASTAEAAKEFLKTHEINFSNRPGQNVAVQFLTYVFGPYGPSVKFIKKLCMSELLGGRMLDQFLPVRQQETKKFIKRVLQKGIAGEAVDFGGEFMRLSNNIISRMTMNQTSSEDEKQAEEMRMLVADVAELMGTFNVSDFIWFLKPFDLQGFNKRIRKTRIRFDAVLDRIIKQREEERRNNKEIGGTRQFKDILDVLLDIGEDDSSEIKLTKENIKAFIMDIFVAGTDTSAATMEWAMAELINNPCVLEKARQEIDAVVGNSRIIEESDIVNLPYLQAIVRETLRIHPGGPLIVRESSKSVVVCGYEIPAKTRLFVNVWAIGRDPNHWENPFEFRPERFFENGQSQLDVRGQHYHFIPFGSGRRSCPGTSLALQIVHVNLAIMIQCFQWKFDNGNNKVDMEEKSGITLPRAHPIICVPVPRLNPFPVM; from the exons ATGGCTTATCAAGTGTTGGTGATTTGTGTGGTCTCCAGCATAGTGTTTGCATACATAGTATggagaaaagaaaggaagaaaaagctTCCACCGAGTCCAAAGGGCCTTCCCATCATTGGGCACCTCCACCTTGTGTCCCCAATACCCCACCAAGATTTTTACAAGCTCTCACTCCGCCATGGACCCATCATGCAACTTTTCCTCGGCTCAGTCCCTTGTGTGGTGGCTTCCACCGCGGAAGCCGCCAAAGAGTTCCTCAAAACCCACGAAATCAACTTCTCCAACCGCCCCGGCCAAAACGTCGCCGTTCAGTTCTTAACCTACGTGTTTGGCCCTTACGGACCCTCCGTGAAGTTCATCAAGAAACTTTGCATGTCCGAACTCCTCGGTGGGCGCATGCTGGACCAGTTCCTTCCTGTGAGACAGCAAGAGacaaaaaaattcatcaaacgCGTCCTCCAAAAGGGTATCGCTGGTGAAGCCGTTGACTTCGGAGGAGAGTTCATGAGACTCTCCAACAACATCATTTCGAGAATGACCATGAACCAGACGAGTTCCGAGGACGAGAAACAGGCCGAAGAGATGAGGATGCTGGTGGCGGATGTCGCAGAACTCATGGGCACGTTCAACGTGTCGGACTTCATTTGGTTCTTGAAGCCTTTTGATTTGCAGGGGTTCAACAAGAGGATCAGGAAAACGAGGATCAGATTCGACGCTGTCTTGGACAGAATCATCAAGCAGCGTGAAGAGGAAAGAAGGAACAACAAGGAAATCGGTGGAACGCGTCAGTTTAAGGATATACTTGATGTTTTGTTGGACATAGGCGAAGATGACAGTTCTGAAATCAAATTAACCAAAGAGAACATTAAGGCCTTCATCATG GATATATTTGTTGCCGGGACTGACACGTCAGCTGCAACCATGGAATGGGCTATGGCAGAGTTAATCAACAATCCATGTGTGTTGGAGAAGGCAAGGCAAGAGATAGATGCAGTGGTTGGAAATAGTAGAATAATAGAAGAATCAGACATTGTCAACCTTCCTTACCTACAAGCCATTGTTAGAGAAACACTTAGGATTCACCCAGGTGGTCCATTGATTGTTAGAGAGTCATCAAAAAGTGTTGTGGTTTGTGGGTATGAAATTCCAGCCAAGACCCGATTATTTGTCAATGTTTGGGCTATTGGAAGGGACCCCAATCATTGGGAGAACCCATTTGAGTTTAGGCCGGAGAGGTTTTTTGAAAATGGACAAAGTCAATTGGATGTTAGGGGACAACATTATCATTTTATTCCATTCGGGAGTGGAAGAAGATCATGCCCTGGTACTTCTCTGGCATTGCAGATTGTGCATGTGAATCTGGCTATTATGATTCAGTGTTTTCAGTGGAAGTTTGATAATGGCAATAACAAGGTGGACATGGAAGAGAAGTCTGGCATCACTCTTCCGAGGGCTCACCCCATAATTTGTGTCCCTGTTCCAAGGCTTAACCCATTCCCTGTTATGTGA